The region GCCCCCGTCGAGCAGACCCGCGACCTCAGCGCTGTCGGAGACGTGCACCCAGCGCACCCGCGCATCGAGCGCCCGGCCTCCGACGAGCACCTGCGGGTCGCCGCGCATGAGCGTCGCGGCGTCGAGGACATCCCGCACGCGAGGAAGCGCGATGTCGTCCGGACGATCTGTCCGGGTGCGGTCATCTTCCGGACGGTCTGCACTCATGCATCCATTCTGCCCGCTGGAATCATGGGAATCGAGCCAGAAGACCCGTCCGGTCAGTCTGTGCGAATGAACCCCGCATCTCATCGAGGAGAACCTTCGTGACCACGATCCGCCACTACATCGACGGCGCCGAGACCGGCACCACTGACCGCACCCTGCCGGTCTACGACCCCGCGACCGGAGGGGCGCACCGCCAGGTCGCCGCCGCCAGCGCGCAGGAGGTCGAGCAGGCGATCGCCTCGGCCAAGGCGGCCCAGAAGGCGTGGCGCGCCTCGAGCCTCATCAAGCGCGCCGACGTGTTCTTCCGTCTGCGCCAGATCCTCGCCGAGCGCACCGACGAGCTCGCCGCCATCGTCACCAGCGAGCACGGCAAGGTGCTCTCCGACGCCGCAGGCGAGGTCTCGCGCGGCATCGAGAACGTCGAATTCGCCGCGGGCCTCCTGCACCATCTCAAGGGCGAGCGCGCCGAGCAGGTCTCGCGCGGCGTCGACGTGCACTCGGTCAAGCAGCCGGTCGGCGTCGTCGCCTGCATCACGCCGTTCAACTTCCCCGTGATGGTGCCGTTGTGGATGGTCGCCTCAGCCATCGCATGCGGCAACACCGTGGTGCTCAAGCCGAGCGAGAAGGACCCGTCCGCCGCCATCTGGCTCGCCAAGGCCTTCCAGGAGGCCGGTCTTCCCGACGGCGTGCTCAACGTCGTCAACGGTGACAAGACCGCCGTCGACACGCTGCTCGACTCGACCGACGTCGGCGCCATCAGCTTCGTCGGCTCCACCCCCATCGCGAAGTCGATCTACGAGCGCGCCTCGGCCAACGGCAAGCGCGTGCAGGCGCTGGGCGGCGCCAAGAATCACATGGTCGTCATGCCCGACGCCGATCTCGACGGCGCCGCCGCCGCCGCCATCTCGGCCGCCTACGGCTCTGCCGGCGAGCGCTGCATGGCCGTGTCGGTGCTGGTCGCCGTGGGCGACATCGCCGATGACCTGGTCGACGGCATCCGCACCCGCATCGCCGACCTGCGCATCGGCGCCGGCACCGACTCCGCCTCCGAGATGGGTCCGCTGATCACCCGCGAGCACCGCGACAAGGTCGAGTCCTACGTGAAGGGCGCCGCAGCAGAAGGCGCCACTGTGATCGTCGACGGCACGCAGAAGCGATTCGAAGGAGACGGCTTCTTCACCGGCGTCTCGCTGCTCGACAACGTGCGACCGGGCATGCAGGTCTACGAGGACGAGATCTTCGGGCCGGTGCTCTCGGTCGTGCGCGTCGAGACCTACGCCGAGGCCGTCGAGCTGATCAACGCCAACGCGTTCGGCAACGGCACCGCGATCTTCACCCGCGACGGCGGCACCGCCCGCCAGTTCGAGTTCGACATCGAGGTCGGCATGGTCGGCGTCAACGTGCCGATCCCCGTGCCCGTCGGCGCCTTCTCGTTCGGCGGCTGGAAGAACTCGCTGTTCGGCGACTCGCACATCTACGGCCCCGAGTCGATCAACTTCTACACGCGCTCGAAGGTCGTCACCACCCGCTGGCCCGACCACACGCCCGCGCAGGTCGACCTCGGCTTCCCCAGCAACCACTGAGTTCAGAGGAATCAGCATCATGAGCAGCTACACCGACCGGCACGGCGCGACGCACGCCCTGCCCGCCCCCGAGGCCGAGGCTCAGGTGCGCGCCGACGACCGCGCGCACGTGTTCCACTCGTGGAGCGCGCAGGCGCTCATCGACCCCGTCCCCGTGGCATCCGGTGCCGGATCGACGTTCTGGGACTACGCAGGCAACGAGTACCTCGACTTCTCGAGCCAGCTGGTGAACCTGAACCTGGGTCACCAGCATCCCGACATCGTCTCCGCCATCCAGCGACAGGCGGGACGCCTGGCCACCATCCAGCCGTCGGTCGCGAACGACGTGCGCGGCGAGCTCGCCCGCCTGATCGCCGAGGTCGCCCCCGATGGTCTCGAGAAGGTCTTCTTCACGAACGGCGGCGCCGAGGCCAACGAGTACGCGGTGCGACTGGCGCGCCAGTCGACCGGGCGCCGCAAGGTGCTCTCGATGTACCGCAGCTACCACGGCTCGACCTCGACGGCGATCTCGCTCACCGGCGACCCGCGTCGCTGGGCGAACGACGTCAGCGACACGGGCGCCGTGCGGTTCTTCGGACCGTACCTGTACCGCTCGCCGTTCCACTCCGAGACCCCAGAGCAGGAGACCGCGCGGGCGCTCGCGCACCTCGAGCAGACGATCCTGCTCGAGGGCCCCTCGACCATCGCCGCGATCATCATCGAGTCGGTCGTCGGCACGAACGGCGTGCTCGTGCCTCCGCCCGGATACCTGCAGGGCGTGCGAGAGCTGTGCGACCGGCACGGCATCGTGTACATCGCCGATGAGGTCATGGTCGGCTTCGGCCGCATGGGCGAGTGGTTCGGGTTCCAGGCACACGGCGGACAGCCCGACCTCATCACCTTCGCCAAGGGCGTCAACTCGGGATACGTCCCCCTCGGCGGCGTCGTGATCTCCGACCGCATCGCCGCGCACTTCGACACCACCCCGTTCGCGGGCGGGCTCACCTACTCGGGGCACCCGCTGGCGTGCGCCGCCGGTGTCGCGACCTTCGAGGTGTTCGCCCGAGACGGCATCCTCGAGCGGGTGCGCGACCTCGGCGAGCGCATCGTCGAGCCGACGCTGCGCTCGTGGGAGTCGACCCACCCCAGCGTCGGCGAGGTGCGCGGACGCGGGCTGTTCTGGGCCGTCGAGCTCGTGCGCGACCGCGAGACCCGCGAGCCGCTCGTGCCGTTCAACGCCTCGGGCGCGGATGCCGCACCGATGGGAGCCTTCGCCGCTGCCGCCAAGAAGGCAGGCGTCTGGCCGTTCGTGCACTTCAACCGCACGCACATCGCCCCGCCGCTCGTCATCACCGAGGACGAGCTGGTGCGCGGCCTCGCCGCGATCGACGACGCGCTCACGGTGGCCGACGGCTACACGGCCTGACGTCGCATCGCAGACGCCGGTGAGCACCTGCTCACCGGCGTCTTGCGTGCGCGACGGGGCGCTGCGAGGTCAGAGCGTGTCGCGCACGGCGCGGTCGACACGCCAGGCACCCCCGCGCTTCTCCAGCGTGACGGTCGAGAGCGAGAGGTGCGGGGGCCCGGCGTCCAGGTGCGAGAGGTCGGCTTCCAGGGCATCCAGCAGCAGCAGCTTCGTGATGCCGCTGGTCACGACGAGAACCTCCTCACCCGACTGGGCGGCGGCGGCCAGGGCAGCACGCGAGCGCTGCACCACGGCATCCGGATGCTCTGCCGAGGGGTCGCGCTCGGCCAGCTCCTCGAGAGCCGGCCGCAGCTCGCCATGCGCGACGATCAGCCGGCCGAAGCGACGGGTCCTCGCACCCTCGAGCGCACCGAAGCACATCTCCCGCCAGCGCGAATCCTCGCGGGCGACAACACCCGCTCCCGCGCCGGCGAGCAGATGGCGAGCGGTCTCGCGATGCCGGATGCCGTCCGCCGACCACGCCGCATCGAACCCGATGCCCGCCGCCGCGAGCATCCGTCCTCGCGCGAGCGCGAGCGCGATGCCGCGCGAGGTGAGCGGCGCATCGGCCCAGCCCTGCATCCGGCCGGCGGCGTTCAGCAGGCTCTCGCCATGCCGCACCAGCCACACTCGACTCACCGCGCGGGTCTCACGAGACGGGTACCGGCACCGAGTCGATGAGCAGCCGGGTGTACTCGTGCTGCGGATCCGCGAGAAGGCGGTCGGTCGCCCCGCGCTCGACGATCTCGCCGCGGCGCATCACGATGGTCTGCTCGCACACCCGCCGCACGACCGCGAGGTCGTGGCTGATGAACAGCAGCGTGAGTCCCTGCTTGCGGCGGATGTCGGCGACGAGGTCGAGCACCTGCGCCTGCACCGACACGTCGAGCGCACTGGTCGCCTCGTCCATGACGAGCAGATCCGGTTCGATCGCGAGCGCACGGGCGATGGCGACGCGCTGCCGCTGGCCGCCCGAGAGCGTCTTCGGCCTGGCCCCGGCATGCTCAGGTCCGAGGCCCACCGAGGTCAGCAGCTCGAGCGCCCGCTCGCGGGCCCGCGCGCGGGTGACCCCGGTGTGCAGGATCAGCGCGTCTTCGACCGCGCGACCGGCGGGGATGCGCGGGTCGAGCGACAGGTACGGATCCTGGAAGACCATCTGCACGCGCTTCGCCCGCGCCAGGCGCTCGGTGCGGGTGCGCGGCCGGTCGATGGCCGAGTGCCCGCCGATGCGGATCTCGCCCGAGTCGACGCCCTCCAGGCCCACGATCATGCGGGCGAGCGTCGACTTGCCAGAGCCCGATTCCCCCACCACGGCGAGCGCTCCGCCTGCCGGTATGACCAGCTCGGCGTCGATCACGGCCCTCACCTCGTGACCCCCGCGCACGCCGTACGTCTTCGAGACACCGGCGACCTGCACCATGGCATCCGTCGGCGCGTCGGCGGCGACCGCCTTCGCCCCGCCCGCGATGCGCGGAGTGGCGGCGACCAGGCGCCGCGTGTAGTCGGCGGCAGGGTCGACGAGCACGTCGTGCGCCGGCCCCTGCTCGACGATCTCGCCGTCCTTCATGACGACGAGACGGTCGCAGAGGGAGCCGGCGAGGTTGAGGTCGTGGGTGATGAACAGCATGCCCATGCCTCGCTCAGCGCACAGCTCGCGCAGCACCTGCACGATCTCGGCCTGCGTGGTGACGTCGAGCGCGGTGGTCGGCTCGTCGCAGACGAGAAGGCGCGGCCCTGTGGCCAGCGCGCCCGCGATCATCACGCGCTGCAGCATGCCGCCCGACAGCTCGTGCGGATGCTGGTCGAGGTGCTCCGCCGGAGCCGGCAGGCGGACGGCGGCGAGCAGCTCCTCTGCGCGGGCGCGCGCGGCGTCCCCCCGCCAGGGCTGCTCACCCGCGGCGGGCGCCAGACGCAGCGCCTCGGTGACGTGGTCGCCGACCGTGCGCATGGGGTTGATCCCGGCACGCGGGTCCTGGAACACCATGGCCGCGGCTTTCCGGCGGATGTCCTGCAGCGATGCCGCGTCGTCGAGCGGCGACCGCCCCTCGACGCTGACGGTGCCCCCGACCACGGCGTGATCGGGCAGCAGCCCGAGAACGCTGCGCGCGGTGAGGGACTTGCCCGAGCCGGACTCTCCGACGAGACCCACGGTCTCTCCTGCGGCCACGTGAAGACTGATGCCGTGCAGCAGACGCCTGCCGTCAGGCAGGTCGAGTGTCAGATCCTGGATCTCGAGGAGGGTCGCCGGGGTCGATTCCGACGTGAGTGCGGTGGTCATGCGGGGATCTCCCCTCCGATGCGGTCCGACAGCTCTTCGCCGATGATGTTCACCGCGACCACGACGATCACGACGACGACAGCGGGAACGATCGCGGGCAGGAACTGCGCGGCGGCGACACCGGCCTGGGCCTCGTTGATCATGCCGCCCCAGTCGGCGGTCGGCGGCTGCACGCCGAGGCCGAGGAACGACAGCCCGGCGAGCTCGGCGAGGACGTAGCCGAAGTTGAGGGCCGACTGCGCGCCGACTATGGGGACGACGTTGGGCAGCACCCGGCGAAGCGCGATCCACGGGCCGCTGAAGCCCTGCACCCGATATGCGGCGACATAGGGCCGGCTGCGCTCCGCAGCGATCAGGCTGCGTGTGAGGCGGGCGACGAACGGCGCGTAGGCGATGCTCATCGCGATGATCGGGGCGACCAGGCCCTTGCCGAACAGCGCGACGGCCATGATCGCGATCAGCAGCGAGGGGAACGCGAACAGCACGTCGAACACGCGCCCGAGCACGGCGTCGATCCAGCCGCCGCGCCATCCGGCCAGCAGGCCGAGCAGGATGCCGATGGCGGTCGAGAACACGACGACCAGCAGGGGCCCGACAAGTGCGGTGCGGCCACCGTGGATGATGCGGCTGAGGATGTCGCGCCCCAGTGCATCCGTTCCCAGCCAGTGAGCGGCAGACGGCTGCGCGTGGAACGCCGAGAAGTCGACCGCATCGGGGTCGTAGGGTGCGATCCACGGTGCGAGGATCGCCGCGAGGGTCACGATGATCAGCACCGCGGCGCTGATGGTGAATGTGATGTGCGGTCGTGCGGTGCGCGGCGCGCGCAGCAGCTTCACCGCCATGGTGGGGGTCGCGGTCATCGGGCACCTGCTCCGGCTGCGGATCGGGGGTCGATCCAGGGTTCGAGGATGTCGACGATCGCGTTCATGACCACGAATGCGGTGACCACGATGAGCACGATCGCCTGGACGACGGGGAAGTCGAGTCGGTCGACCGACTGCACGAGCAGCGAGCCGACGCCGGCGATGCCGAACGCGGCCTCGACGATGGTGCTCGCGACGATGAGTCCGGCGACGAGCACGCCGGAGACGGTGAGGATCGGGCCGAGGGAGTTGCGCAGCACGTGGCGGCGCAGCACCGTCCAGCGCGAGAGCCCGCGGCTGGTGGCGACCTCGACGTGCTCGCGGGTGAGCTGCTCGACCATGGCCGAGCGGGTGACCTTGCCGACCAGCACGATGAACACGAGGCCGAGGGCGATCGACGGCAGGATCAGGTGGTGCACCCGGTCGAGGAGGTCCTCTCCCGAGCCGAAGGTGGGGAACCAGCCGAGCTGCACCGAGAAGACGGCGATGAGCACGATCGACCCCACGAACGACGGGATCGCGCCGAGCACGGTCAGCCCGATCAGGATGACGCGGTCGAGGGTGCGCCCCCGGTTCAGCGCCGCGACGGCGCCCAGCACGAGACCGACGACCGCGATCAGCAGCCCCGCCATCACGACGAGCGTCAGGGTCACGGGAAGGCGCTCGCCCAGCACGACCGAGACGTCCTGCCGGTACTGCAGCGAGCGGCCGAAGTCGCCCTGCAGCACGCCGCCGGCCCACTTCAGGTACTGCTGCCAGGGCGGCAGATCGAGTCCGTACTGCGCGGTCACCTGCGCGATCGCCTCTTCGCTGGGCTTGCGCCCGCGCAGCAGGAATCGCACGGGATCGCCGGGAACGACGAAGCGCGAGAAGAAGACGAGCAGCGAGGCCAGGAAGAGCGTGAGGAGGAGTCCTCCGAGCTTCCCGGCGACGCGTCGGGTGGTCGTCATATCCGGCGTCCTCCTTCGGGGTCGAGGGGGTTCAGATGCCGCAGCCGGGCCGGCTGCGGCATCCGAGTCGGTGTCAGGTGCTCCGATCAGCGGGAGCCGATCGAGCGGATGCCGATCAGCGAGCGCCGATCGTGGCCGCCCACGGGTAGTAGAGGAAAGCCATCGAGGGGTCGAGGCCCGTGATGCGCTCGCCGAGGAACATCGGCACGGGGCCTTCGAACAGCGGCAGCCACGGCAGCTCGGCGTTGGCGATCTGCTGCGCCTTCGCGGTCAGCTCGCTGCGCTCGGCGGGGTCGTCGGTGGCGATGGCCTGGTTGACGACCTCGTCGAATTCGGGGTTCGACCAGTTGCCGTAGTTGCTGAACTCCCCGGTGCGCAGCACCGAGTACATCTCCAGGGCGTCCGGGCTCGAGAGATACCAGCTCGTGTAGAACAGGTCGACGCCTTCGCGCGCGCTCGGGTCGGAGAACAGCGCGGTATAGGCGGCGGGGCTGACCGACTCGATCTTCAGCGTCAACCCGATCGACTGGGCGGCGGCTGCGGTGGCCTGCGAGATGACGGCGAAGTCGTTTCCGATCGGCGCGGTGACATACGTGAGCTCCTCGCCCTCGACGCCGGCCTCGGCGATGAGCTTCTTGGCCTCTTCGAGGTTCTGCTCGTACGAGCTGATGTCGTCGAACGCGGCGGTGCGCGCGCCCTCGGAGGCATCGCCCCACACCGTCTCGGTGGTGAAGACGTCGGTGACCTCGCCGACGCCGCGGGCCGATGCCTGGATCATGCCCTCACGGTCCATCGCGAGCAGCAGCGCCTTGCGCACGCGCACGTCTCCGAGCGGACCCTCGAGGTCGCTGATCACGAGGTCGCCGACGGCGGTGCTCGGCGCGAACAGCGCATCGCCCTTCCCCGAGGCGCGCAGCTGCGGCACTGCCTCGATCGGGATCATCCACGAGCCATCGACGTCGCCCGACTTGAGCGCGTTGACGCGCGCGGTCGAATCGCCCATGAAGACGAATCTCACCTCGCCCGAGCGGGCGCGGAGATCCTCGTCCCAGTAGTCGTCGTTGCGGGTGAGGGTGATCGACTCGCCTGACTTCCACTCGGTCAGCGAGAACGGACCGGTGCAGTTGACCAATCCGGTCGAGTTGCCGTAGTCCTGTCCCTTCTCGGCGAGCGTGGCCGCCGATTCGACCACGCCCGCCGAGCCGCCCATCGAGAGGTTGAACTGCGAGTCGGGCGTCTTCATCGTCACGGTGACCTCGCGGTCGCCCGTCTTCTCGATGCCGGCGACGTTCTGGTACACCGAATACCACGAGGATCCGACGGCGGGATCGAGGTGGCGGCTGAGCGACGCGACGACGTCGTCGGCGGTGAGCGCGGCTCCGTCGTGGAAGCGCACTCCGTCGCGGATCGTGTACACCCAGGTGGTGGGCGTGGGGTGGTCGAACTTCTCGGCGAGCGCGGGGCTGAGCGTGAAGTCGGGGTTCAGGCGCAGCAGCGACTCGCAGACGTTCGCGAGCACCTGGTTGTCGCTGTAGTCGAAGGCGTACGCGTAGTCGAGCGAGTAGGGCTCGGAGTAGCTGGCGAAGGTGAAGCTGTCGATGTCGCCGCTGGGCGCGGCGGTCTCGGTCGTCAGCTTCCAGTCGAGCGATGTGTCGCCGTCGGCGTCATCGGTGCTGTTCGCAGCGGGCCCGCAGCCGGTCAGCAGACCGGCTGCGAGAAGAACGGCGGCGCCGAGGGCGACCGGCCGGGCGTTTCGGGTCGGGTTCATCAGGACTCCCTGGACGGGTCGGGTGAGGAGGTGGCGGATGCTGTGGTTCTGCGGTCATGGAGCCTGCGGCCGGTGATCCAGGTCTGCTCGACCTGGGCGCGGTGCAGCTCGTGGGCGGGCAGGGCGAACGGGTCGGGGGAGATCACGACCAGGTCGGCGAGGTATCCCTCGCGGATGCTGCCGGTGTCGTGATCGCGGTGGTTCACCCAGGCGCTACCCGATGTGTATGCGGCGAGTGCGGTAACCAGGTCGAGGCGCTGGTGCGCACCGCCGAGAGGATCCCGCTCAGAGCCCGGGTAGGCGCGGTTCACGGCGATGTGGATCGCGTCGAGCGGTGCCGCGCTCGACACGGGCCAGTCGCTTCCCGCCGCGAAGCGGGCGCCGGCGCGTGCGAGGTCGCCGAAGGGGTACTGACGGTCGACGAGCCCGTCCTGCAGGAACGGCAGGGTGAGTTCGTCGAGCTGGTCTTCGTGCGTGGCCCACAGCGCCTGCAGATTGGCGACGGCGTCGAGCTCGGCGAACCGGGGCACGTCCTCCTCGGCGATGATCTGCAGGTGAGCGAGGTGGTGCCGGCCGTCGGTGGGGCCGTTGGCCGCCCGAGCGGCTTCGAGCGCGTCGAGGCCCTCGCGCACGGCACGGTCGCCGAGCGCGTGCATGTGCACCTGCTGACCGGCGGCGTCGAGGGCCGTGACGTACTCGCGCAGCCGCTCGGGGTCGATGAAGCTCAGCCCATGGTTGCCGGTGTCATGACCGTGGTGGTCGCGGTACGGCGTGAGCATCGCCGCGGTCTGGTTCTCGGCGACGCCGTCGACCATGATCTTCGTCGTGCCGACGCTGAGGCGGCCGGCGGGCTCGAGTGCGGCGATGCGCTCTCGTTCGGCGACCATGTGCTCGACCTGCTCGATGCCGCCGTCTCGCACCCACCACTGGGCGCCGGTCACGTGCACCTGCAGCGCGCCCTCGACGAGCGCGCGCTCGTAGATCGGAAGCGGGTCGCTGAGCGCGGCGTTGCCGTGGCCCACCATGGCGTCCTGCCAGCCGGTGATGCCGAGCGCGATGAGCTCGTCCTGCGCGCGCAGCAGGCCGCGGTACGACAGCTCGGCGTCAGTTCCAGGGCGCACGGCGGCGAACAGCTCGCCCGCGCCTTCGTGAAAGGTACCCGCAGGGAATCCGTCCGGCTCGCGCTCGATCCGCCCGTCTGCGGGGTCGGCCGTCGCCGCGGTCAGGCCTGCGCGGCGGATGGCCTCGCTCGACGCCCAGGCGCTGTGGTGGTCGCGGCTCAGCAGCAGCACGGGCCTGCCGGGTGCCGCGTCGTCGAGCAGCGTGCGCACGGGGGCGCCGCCCGGGAAGTGGTCCATCGACCACCCGCCACCGAGGATCCACTCCTCGTCGGGATTGGCCTCGGCGTAGGCGCGCACGCGCTCTACCGCGTCAGCGGCCGATCCGGCCTCGCTGAGGTTGCACTGCAGCAGCTCGACGCCGCCGCCGACGGCGTGGATGTGCGCGTCCTGGAATCCGGGGCTCAAGAGCGCTCCGTCGAGGTCGATGCGCTCGGCACGGTCGCCCGCGATCTCGAAGGCCTCCGCCTCGGGAACGACGGCGGCGATGCGCCCGTCGCGGATCACGACCGCATGGCCGTGCAGGGGCTCGCCGGCGCCGGTGAAGACCGAGCCGCCGTGGAAGACGATGTCCGTCATTCCGTTCCTTCCTCGTCGAAGTGTGGGGTCGGCTCACGCTAAAGGCTGCGCAACGCCGATGTCAACACTGTTGACAACATTGTTTCCATCCGCCACGATCGCATGGCACGATGAGATGACACCGCACGACGATCGAAGAGGACACACCGCCATGTCGAACGCCTCAGCCTCCGACCGCACGGCGCGAGCGCGCCTCGACGCCGACGTCATCCTCGAGGCGGGTCTCGACCTGGCATCCACCGGCGTGCCATCGATCTCGGTCCGCGAGCTCGGCACCCGCCTCGGCTCGGATCCGACCGCGATCTACCGCCACTTCCGCAGCAAGGAAGCCCTGATGGCAGCACTGCTCGACGAGCTCAACGCCCGGGCCGTCGCCTCCGTCGACGTGCCGGCCGACGACTGGCAGGGCCGCCTGCGCGCGCTCGCCGAGTCGACCCTCGACTGGTACACCAGGCATCCGGCGATCGCCGTCGAGGCGACCTCACTCACCACCCACGGCGCCGGCGAGCTCACCGCCGTCGAACTCATGCTCGACGCCTTCCACCGCGCGGGCCTGCGCGACGCAGAGCTCGTGCGCCACTACGCCCTGATGGCGACCCATGTGCTCTCGGTCACGGCCGGCATCGCCCGCAGCCACGCCGAGCGGCAGGGCACCGGCACAAGCACCGACACCAGCTCGTGGTTCGACGCGCCGCTGCTCGCCGACCCGCGGACCTTCCCGCTCATCGCGGCCAACAGCGCGGCGCTCACCGACCTGCAGGACCGCGATCTGTTCCTCATGGGGGTGGACCTCATCATCGAATCCGCCGCACGCACCGCGGCATCCTGACACCCGCGCACCCCTGGAGAGACATCAATGAAGATCGTCATCGTCGGCGCCGGCATCGGCGGCCTCGCGACCGCCCTCAGCCTCGAGGCCGCCGGCCTGCGCGACATCGAGATCCACGAGCGCAGCACCGAGATCCGCGGCCTCGGCGTGGGCCTCAACCTGCTGCCGCACGCGATCCGCGAGCTCACCGAGCTGGGCCTCGCCGAGCGCATCAGCACGCTCGGCGTCGCGCCCACGACCCTCAGCTACATGAACCGCCAGGGTCAGCTGATCTGGAGCGAGCCGCGCGGAGTCGAGGCCGGATACCGCTGGCCGCAGCTGTCTGTGCACCGCGGGCGGCTGCA is a window of Microbacterium esteraromaticum DNA encoding:
- a CDS encoding TetR/AcrR family transcriptional regulator translates to MSNASASDRTARARLDADVILEAGLDLASTGVPSISVRELGTRLGSDPTAIYRHFRSKEALMAALLDELNARAVASVDVPADDWQGRLRALAESTLDWYTRHPAIAVEATSLTTHGAGELTAVELMLDAFHRAGLRDAELVRHYALMATHVLSVTAGIARSHAERQGTGTSTDTSSWFDAPLLADPRTFPLIAANSAALTDLQDRDLFLMGVDLIIESAARTAAS